A stretch of Streptococcus chenjunshii DNA encodes these proteins:
- the glmM gene encoding phosphoglucosamine mutase — translation MGKYFGTDGVRGEANVELTPELAFKLGRFGGYVLSQHEADRPRVFVARDTRISGEMLESALVAGLLSVGIEVYKLGVLATPGVSYLVRTEKASAGVMISASHNPALDNGIKFFGSDGFKLDDERELEIEALLDAQEDTLPRPSAQGLGRVVDYPEGLRKYEKFLVSTGADLAGMKIVLDTANGAAAVTARDIFLDLNADIAVIGEKPDGLNINDGIGSTHPEQLQEKVKETASDLGLAFDGDSDRLIAIDENGQIVDGDKVMYIIGKYLSEKGELVQNTIVTTVMSNLGFHKALDRQGINKVITAVGDRYVVEEMRKSGYNLGGEQSGHVIIMDYNTTGDGQLTAIQLTKVMQATGRKLSDLAAEVTIYPQKLVNIRVDNKMKDKAMDVPAIAAVIEKMEAEMAGNGRILVRPSGTEPLLRVMAEAPTHEEVGYYVDTIAEVIQSEIGIK, via the coding sequence ATGGGAAAATACTTTGGCACAGATGGTGTACGCGGGGAAGCTAATGTAGAATTAACCCCGGAATTAGCTTTTAAGCTTGGGCGTTTTGGCGGTTATGTTCTCAGCCAGCATGAAGCAGACCGTCCCCGTGTATTTGTCGCACGTGATACTCGGATATCCGGTGAAATGCTGGAATCTGCTCTTGTTGCGGGTTTACTTTCAGTCGGGATTGAAGTGTACAAACTCGGTGTTTTAGCAACGCCTGGTGTCTCCTATCTTGTACGCACCGAAAAAGCTAGTGCAGGTGTCATGATTTCTGCCAGTCATAATCCGGCTTTGGACAATGGCATTAAATTTTTTGGGAGCGACGGTTTCAAGCTGGACGATGAACGTGAACTGGAAATTGAAGCGCTTCTTGACGCTCAGGAAGATACTTTGCCGCGGCCGTCTGCCCAAGGATTGGGAAGAGTAGTGGACTATCCGGAAGGTTTGCGTAAATATGAAAAATTCCTTGTTTCGACAGGGGCTGATTTAGCAGGAATGAAAATAGTCCTTGACACAGCTAACGGGGCAGCTGCAGTAACGGCAAGAGATATCTTTCTGGATTTAAATGCTGATATTGCAGTAATCGGTGAAAAGCCTGACGGTCTTAATATTAATGACGGTATCGGCTCAACTCATCCCGAACAGCTTCAGGAAAAAGTGAAAGAAACAGCTTCTGATTTGGGGCTGGCTTTTGATGGGGACAGCGACCGCCTGATAGCGATTGATGAAAACGGCCAGATTGTTGACGGGGACAAGGTGATGTATATCATCGGCAAATACTTGTCAGAAAAAGGCGAGCTCGTCCAAAATACGATTGTCACAACAGTGATGTCCAACCTCGGTTTCCATAAAGCGCTTGACCGTCAAGGCATTAACAAGGTGATTACCGCTGTCGGTGACCGTTATGTTGTTGAGGAAATGCGCAAATCAGGTTACAATCTGGGCGGCGAGCAGTCGGGACATGTGATTATCATGGATTATAACACCACTGGAGACGGTCAGCTGACGGCTATTCAACTGACTAAGGTGATGCAGGCAACCGGCAGAAAACTCTCAGATTTAGCCGCAGAGGTAACAATCTATCCGCAGAAGCTTGTCAATATCCGCGTTGATAACAAGATGAAAGATAAGGCCATGGATGTGCCGGCTATCGCAGCTGTCATTGAGAAAATGGAAGCAGAGATGGCTGGCAACGGCCGGATTTTAGTCAGACCAAGTGGCACTGAGCCGCTTCTGCGCGTGATGGCAGAAGCACCGACACATGAGGAAGTCGGTTATTATGTGGATACTATCGCTGAAGTAATTCAGTCAGAAATTGGTATCAAGTAA
- the cas3 gene encoding CRISPR-associated helicase Cas3': protein MKRRSYFWAKKREDSGRLLWLSLMQHLEDTKNVAGLLWEHWLGDGQKRLIEESLETAYKAEDLGKRVAQFLAAVHDIGKATPAFQTQKGYSNSEDLDLQLLEKLERSGFEGISSLQLAKPRQSHHSIAGQYLLYRYGVREDLATIIGGHHGKPIDSTEDYKSQGQSYPTNYFQIQDSENKIHQKWEQAQRNIFNWGLEVSGFTSVEDLPKVKQPAQVILSGVLIMADWIASNEDYFPLLSVDDAEVSDPSNRIQIGFSEWKKTRLWEPADLIDFEKIYKSRFGFKPRDVQTVLADTIVNTRKPGIFILEAPMGVGKTEAALVATEQLAAKTGRNGIFFGLPTQATSNGIFPRIEKWLESIRKDLEENENVSIHLVHGKAQLNEAFSELPTASNINSDYFEENGSVIVNQWFSGRKTASLDDFVVGTVDQFLMVALKQKHLALRHLGFSKKVVIIDEVHAYDAYMNQYLLEAVRWMGAYGVPVIILSATLPAERRVELLKNYMLGLGKEFNKKERKELAENLKTDAYPLVTYNDGNGVYQIKDFRQSENKTITVERLKEEELLETVEKELLDGGVLGLIVNTVKRAQELAKTFAEKFGEDMVNLLHSGFIATQRMQKEKELLKIIGKKAQRPKRKIIIGTQVIEQSLDIDFDVLISDLAPMDLLIQRVGRLHRHDIKRPTKHKEPRFYVLGTSESLDFEEGSSFVYGDYLLARTQYFLPDSIHLPADISPLVQKAYDFEQEIDFGDKLNVRYIEAQKEYKVKIESKETKAKNYRIDNPVLKPSRRCPENLIGWLKNPNPDESEEKAYAQVRDSEDTIEVVALKVVESGYGLFGEDKDISADITASNLAKQVAQNTLRLPLALSKSYNADKTIKELEEYHMRHLPDWGNSSWLKGSLGVIFNEDNEFTLNGFRLKYDEKYGLQAERV from the coding sequence ATGAAAAGAAGGTCTTATTTTTGGGCAAAAAAGCGTGAAGACAGCGGTCGACTGCTTTGGCTTTCTCTGATGCAGCATTTAGAAGACACAAAGAATGTAGCTGGCCTGTTGTGGGAACATTGGTTAGGAGACGGACAAAAGCGATTGATTGAAGAGTCATTAGAAACTGCTTATAAAGCAGAAGATTTAGGTAAACGAGTTGCTCAATTTTTAGCTGCAGTGCATGACATAGGAAAGGCTACACCAGCTTTTCAGACTCAAAAAGGCTATTCAAATTCTGAGGATTTAGATCTGCAACTTTTAGAAAAGTTAGAACGATCGGGTTTTGAAGGAATCAGTTCTCTTCAATTGGCTAAACCTAGACAAAGTCACCATAGTATTGCCGGTCAGTACCTTTTATATAGATACGGAGTCAGGGAAGACCTTGCGACCATCATTGGCGGCCACCATGGCAAACCGATTGATTCTACTGAAGATTATAAAAGTCAGGGTCAATCGTATCCAACTAATTATTTTCAAATTCAAGACTCGGAGAATAAAATTCATCAAAAATGGGAGCAAGCCCAGAGAAATATTTTTAACTGGGGATTAGAGGTTAGCGGCTTTACAAGCGTTGAGGATTTGCCTAAGGTTAAACAGCCTGCTCAGGTTATTTTATCTGGAGTTCTCATTATGGCTGACTGGATTGCTAGCAATGAAGATTATTTTCCTTTATTATCGGTTGATGATGCAGAAGTAAGTGATCCATCAAACAGAATACAAATTGGTTTTTCTGAGTGGAAGAAAACGCGTTTGTGGGAACCCGCAGATCTTATTGACTTTGAAAAGATTTATAAAAGCCGTTTTGGTTTTAAGCCTAGAGATGTGCAGACTGTACTTGCGGATACGATCGTTAATACAAGAAAACCTGGGATCTTTATTTTAGAAGCTCCGATGGGTGTTGGGAAAACAGAAGCCGCTTTAGTAGCAACAGAACAGCTGGCAGCTAAAACAGGAAGAAATGGGATCTTTTTTGGGTTACCTACTCAAGCAACTTCCAATGGGATTTTTCCCAGAATAGAAAAGTGGCTTGAAAGCATTCGAAAAGACCTAGAAGAAAATGAAAATGTTTCTATTCATCTCGTGCATGGTAAAGCCCAACTGAACGAAGCCTTTTCAGAGTTACCAACTGCTAGTAATATCAATAGCGATTATTTTGAAGAGAATGGTAGCGTTATTGTTAATCAGTGGTTTTCCGGCAGAAAGACTGCTTCATTAGATGACTTTGTTGTCGGTACAGTTGATCAGTTTTTGATGGTAGCCTTGAAACAAAAACATCTTGCTTTACGGCACTTGGGCTTTAGTAAAAAAGTCGTGATTATTGATGAGGTCCATGCCTATGATGCTTATATGAATCAGTATTTGCTGGAGGCGGTTCGCTGGATGGGTGCCTATGGTGTGCCAGTCATCATTTTATCGGCAACCTTGCCTGCTGAAAGAAGAGTGGAACTGTTAAAAAACTATATGCTTGGTCTGGGGAAAGAGTTTAATAAAAAAGAAAGAAAAGAGCTAGCTGAAAATTTAAAAACCGATGCTTACCCTTTGGTTACCTATAACGATGGGAATGGCGTTTATCAAATAAAAGACTTCCGACAGAGTGAAAACAAAACGATTACAGTTGAAAGGCTGAAAGAAGAGGAGTTACTGGAGACCGTAGAAAAAGAACTTCTGGATGGAGGAGTCCTTGGTCTTATTGTCAATACAGTGAAGAGAGCTCAGGAACTAGCCAAAACTTTTGCAGAAAAATTTGGTGAAGATATGGTAAATCTCTTGCACTCAGGCTTTATTGCAACACAGAGAATGCAAAAAGAAAAGGAACTCCTGAAGATAATTGGTAAAAAAGCCCAAAGGCCTAAACGAAAAATTATTATTGGAACGCAGGTCATTGAGCAGTCTTTAGATATTGATTTTGACGTATTGATTAGTGACCTAGCACCGATGGATTTGTTAATTCAGCGGGTGGGACGACTGCACCGACATGATATAAAAAGGCCAACAAAGCACAAAGAGCCTCGATTCTATGTATTGGGAACTAGTGAGAGTTTGGATTTTGAAGAAGGGTCTTCCTTTGTTTACGGTGATTATCTCTTAGCCAGAACACAGTATTTCTTGCCAGATTCTATCCATTTACCCGCAGATATTTCTCCACTTGTTCAGAAGGCATATGATTTTGAACAAGAGATTGACTTCGGTGATAAATTAAATGTCAGATACATTGAGGCACAGAAGGAATACAAAGTTAAAATTGAAAGTAAAGAAACCAAAGCTAAGAATTATCGAATTGACAATCCCGTTTTGAAGCCGTCTAGAAGATGTCCAGAAAATCTTATAGGCTGGCTAAAAAATCCTAATCCTGACGAGAGTGAGGAAAAAGCATATGCGCAGGTCAGAGATAGTGAAGATACCATTGAAGTTGTTGCTTTAAAAGTAGTGGAGAGTGGGTATGGCTTATTTGGAGAAGATAAAGATATTTCAGCTGATATTACGGCCTCTAATCTAGCCAAACAGGTTGCACAGAATACATTGCGATTACCTTTAGCCTTATCCAAATCTTATAATGCTGATAAAACAATTAAAGAGCTTGAAGAATATCATATGAGACATTTACCTGATTGGGGCAACTCTTCATGGCTAAAAGGTTCGCTGGGGGTTATCTTTAACGAAGATAATGAGTTTACGCTAAATGGTTTTAGGTTAAAATATGACGAAAAATATGGGCTGCAAGCAGAAAGGGTGTGA
- a CDS encoding type I-E CRISPR-associated protein Cse1/CasA, producing MSRFNLLDEPWISVVYDERGHTKEVSFLELFANAHQYKDLAGDTKTQDFAVLRVLLAVLHTVFSRFDADGKPYDYLEVDEQFRQVEAVEEEDIEDYEADLYDTWVNLWEQGQFPDIVSQYLEKWRNRFYLFDEDYPFFQVRKEDIKTVLDLEKTSGTLYGKNINRLISESENTYSIFSPKYGVQKNNDLLTESEMARWLLTYQGYSGAGDKKKFTSQSGKHSIGWLYGLGGVYLCGNNLFETLLFNFILPYNELDNLYHIQKPCWEFKSSEMIELVNIDNIASLYTVWSRGIYINPKIDTTQPFSCRLAKIGKVNEQDNFLEPMSLWKYNKIGVNRNTFTPQKHISNQALWRSFGLLAVDNVARKPGIIDWLRDIREELGNKNIIISAVSMKDDDNVTSKVPTDEIIDSLSINDFVVTDLEEGGWVPRINDTVEETKKVISRTYKKYIDDIKEIRNISSNSFTSQKVEELYFKIDQPFRQWLASIQHNDEKDVKVMDWRKTLKNLVEDEAKTLLSDGGNRDYIGIVEGKSVKNIATAYNEFSYWLSQNLK from the coding sequence TTGAGCCGCTTTAATTTACTAGATGAGCCTTGGATTTCAGTTGTTTATGATGAGAGAGGACATACCAAAGAGGTGTCTTTCTTGGAATTATTTGCTAATGCTCACCAATATAAGGACTTAGCTGGCGATACAAAAACGCAGGATTTTGCTGTTTTAAGGGTTCTTTTAGCTGTTTTGCATACAGTCTTTTCGCGATTTGATGCAGATGGGAAGCCTTATGATTATCTTGAAGTAGATGAGCAATTTAGGCAAGTTGAAGCAGTAGAAGAAGAGGATATAGAAGACTACGAAGCTGACTTGTATGATACTTGGGTAAATCTTTGGGAACAAGGACAATTCCCAGACATCGTCAGCCAATATTTAGAGAAATGGCGAAATAGATTTTATCTCTTTGATGAAGACTATCCTTTTTTTCAGGTGAGGAAAGAGGATATTAAAACAGTTTTAGACTTAGAAAAAACTTCTGGAACACTTTATGGGAAAAATATTAATAGATTAATTTCAGAGAGTGAAAATACGTACTCTATATTTTCGCCAAAATACGGAGTACAGAAAAATAATGACTTATTAACAGAATCTGAGATGGCTCGTTGGTTATTAACTTATCAAGGATATAGTGGTGCAGGAGATAAGAAAAAGTTTACTTCTCAAAGTGGCAAACATTCTATCGGATGGTTATATGGACTAGGTGGTGTTTATCTATGTGGAAATAATTTATTTGAGACTTTGTTGTTTAATTTTATTCTGCCTTATAATGAGCTTGATAATTTATATCATATTCAAAAGCCATGCTGGGAATTCAAAAGCAGTGAGATGATAGAACTTGTAAATATTGATAATATTGCAAGTTTATACACAGTTTGGAGTAGAGGAATTTATATTAATCCAAAAATCGACACAACTCAACCTTTTTCATGTCGTTTGGCAAAAATTGGTAAGGTCAATGAGCAAGACAATTTTTTAGAACCAATGAGTTTATGGAAATATAATAAAATAGGGGTTAATAGAAATACCTTTACGCCACAAAAACACATATCCAATCAAGCATTGTGGCGCTCATTTGGGCTCTTAGCAGTTGACAATGTTGCAAGAAAACCAGGTATAATTGATTGGCTAAGAGACATAAGAGAAGAGTTGGGAAATAAAAATATTATTATTTCTGCTGTTAGTATGAAAGATGATGATAATGTAACATCAAAGGTTCCTACTGATGAAATCATCGATTCTCTATCTATAAATGACTTTGTAGTAACAGATTTAGAGGAAGGCGGTTGGGTTCCTCGAATTAATGATACTGTGGAAGAAACTAAAAAAGTCATCTCCAGAACTTATAAAAAATATATTGATGATATAAAAGAAATACGCAATATCTCCTCAAATTCATTTACCAGTCAGAAAGTCGAAGAGTTATATTTCAAAATTGATCAGCCTTTCAGACAGTGGCTAGCCAGTATTCAGCATAATGATGAAAAAGATGTGAAAGTGATGGATTGGCGAAAAACCTTAAAAAATCTTGTAGAAGATGAAGCTAAGACGCTGTTGTCTGATGGCGGAAATAGAGATTATATCGGAATTGTTGAAGGTAAATCTGTGAAAAATATTGCAACAGCCTACAATGAATTTAGTTATTGGCTCAGTCAAAATTTAAAATAA
- the casB gene encoding type I-E CRISPR-associated protein Cse2/CasB has translation MPEQKKTKVASTTNKILIKLSKQKDTSSGRAILARLRQSIGKPISETVAIWPILFEDLPEEFLGRHGYTSDEEQAILTTLQLYALHQQSLSHSVLAGEDGKYQNMGHSFRQLRQGEDTTALDRRFNVMITSSTFEELVYHLRHFITLLKSKSPETKVAYAKLSEDLYWFLRGYQERVRLSWARDYYKRNFKGEKDNDN, from the coding sequence ATGCCAGAACAAAAGAAAACAAAGGTTGCTTCAACAACGAATAAAATTCTAATAAAATTAAGTAAGCAAAAGGATACATCATCTGGAAGAGCTATATTGGCAAGATTACGTCAATCTATAGGAAAGCCAATCAGTGAGACAGTAGCTATCTGGCCTATTTTATTTGAAGATTTACCGGAGGAATTTTTAGGACGTCACGGGTATACTAGCGATGAAGAGCAGGCTATTTTAACCACGCTTCAACTCTATGCCTTGCATCAGCAGAGTCTATCTCACAGCGTACTTGCCGGAGAAGATGGGAAGTATCAGAATATGGGGCATTCTTTTAGACAGCTTCGTCAGGGGGAAGATACAACAGCGCTAGACAGAAGATTTAATGTCATGATAACATCCTCAACATTTGAAGAATTAGTTTATCATTTAAGGCACTTTATCACCTTATTAAAATCAAAATCACCTGAAACCAAGGTGGCTTATGCCAAGTTATCAGAAGATCTATATTGGTTTTTAAGAGGTTATCAGGAAAGAGTCCGCTTATCTTGGGCAAGGGACTACTATAAACGTAATTTTAAAGGAGAAAAAGACAATGACAACTAA
- the cas7e gene encoding type I-E CRISPR-associated protein Cas7/Cse4/CasC — protein MTTNQHLFLDIHAIQTLPPSNINRDDTGSPKTAQYGGVRRARVSSQSWKRAMRKYFEDNNNVKNIGVRTLRIVDSIANNVVEISNNINFDDAQRLTIELLNRIKNKKGDKIFSVDNDYKISALFFMSESQSRRLAEIILDRNFAEICVEYDGVSNKVKEDKDYKKTSEYKEINNKYNNKIKEVKQILQDCLSLDIALFGRMLANDPSLNEDASSQVAHAISTHAVQTEFDFYTAVDDLAPDDNAGAGMLGTIEFNSSTLYRYANVAVHDLMKQLGDKESLVNSLSLFIEAFVKSLPTGKVTSFANQTLPQALVVTLRNDRPVSLVSAFEKPVKSTEGYVVQSIEKLVNEFVKVEKFVNKPMLTFYITLEDVEELKSIGGIEKNSVSELLSDFSKEVSQLIQE, from the coding sequence ATGACAACTAACCAACACTTATTTTTAGACATTCATGCTATTCAAACACTTCCACCATCAAATATTAACAGAGATGATACAGGCAGCCCTAAAACAGCTCAATATGGCGGTGTCAGACGTGCCAGAGTTAGTTCGCAATCGTGGAAGAGAGCAATGCGGAAATATTTTGAAGACAATAATAATGTAAAAAATATTGGTGTTCGCACATTAAGGATTGTGGATAGTATTGCAAATAATGTTGTCGAAATAAGTAATAATATTAATTTTGATGATGCTCAAAGACTAACTATAGAATTGCTGAATAGAATAAAAAATAAAAAAGGAGATAAGATATTTTCTGTTGACAATGACTATAAAATTTCTGCATTGTTTTTTATGTCTGAATCTCAATCAAGAAGATTAGCGGAAATAATTTTAGATAGAAACTTTGCTGAAATATGTGTGGAGTATGACGGGGTGTCTAATAAAGTCAAAGAAGATAAAGACTATAAGAAGACATCAGAATATAAAGAAATAAATAATAAATATAATAATAAAATTAAAGAAGTTAAACAGATACTACAAGATTGTTTATCGTTAGATATCGCTTTGTTTGGTAGAATGTTAGCAAACGACCCATCTTTAAATGAAGATGCTTCATCACAGGTTGCTCACGCCATTTCGACACATGCCGTGCAGACGGAATTTGACTTCTATACGGCAGTGGATGATTTAGCTCCTGACGATAATGCAGGAGCAGGAATGCTGGGAACGATTGAGTTTAACTCCTCAACTTTATACCGCTATGCCAACGTAGCTGTTCACGACTTGATGAAGCAGCTAGGTGATAAGGAAAGTCTCGTTAATTCTTTAAGTCTGTTTATTGAAGCCTTTGTTAAGTCTCTTCCGACAGGGAAGGTAACATCATTTGCCAATCAAACATTGCCGCAAGCTCTGGTTGTGACGTTGAGAAATGACCGTCCAGTTAGTCTTGTTAGTGCCTTTGAAAAACCTGTAAAATCAACAGAAGGCTATGTGGTTCAATCCATTGAAAAATTAGTAAATGAATTTGTTAAGGTAGAGAAGTTTGTCAATAAACCAATGCTGACCTTCTATATTACTTTGGAAGATGTAGAAGAATTAAAAAGCATTGGAGGTATTGAAAAGAATTCTGTATCCGAACTGTTGAGTGATTTTTCTAAAGAAGTGTCACAGTTAATTCAAGAGTAG
- the cas5e gene encoding type I-E CRISPR-associated protein Cas5/CasD yields the protein MKTILLKLAGPLQSWGTSSHFETRHTDFYPSKSAVIGLIAASLGYRRDEDEKLQRLNELDFAVRVDQQGKLLRDYQIAKGYNKKGQDHTYITNRYYLEDAVFIIAISHKDDVLMSTIEEGLKNPYFQPFMGRRSLPLNADFLLKITSDSALDSLKQVEWQASEWFMKKHSGESDFSLEIYADNYLLEKEAHQLRQDRVISFSQKARKFGFRYETRDSVTVLNPMAKENETEHDVFGSIGDG from the coding sequence ATGAAAACCATTTTATTAAAACTGGCTGGTCCCTTACAATCATGGGGAACCAGTTCGCATTTTGAGACTAGACATACAGATTTTTATCCGTCAAAAAGTGCAGTGATTGGATTGATTGCCGCCAGCCTTGGCTATCGCAGAGATGAAGATGAAAAGCTTCAGCGATTAAATGAGTTGGATTTTGCTGTTCGAGTAGATCAGCAGGGTAAACTATTAAGAGATTATCAAATAGCTAAAGGATATAACAAAAAGGGACAAGACCATACTTATATAACCAACCGCTACTATTTAGAAGATGCTGTGTTTATCATTGCCATTTCGCATAAAGATGATGTATTGATGTCAACTATTGAAGAAGGTTTGAAAAATCCATACTTTCAGCCTTTTATGGGAAGACGAAGTCTTCCATTGAATGCTGACTTTCTTTTGAAAATAACATCCGATAGTGCCCTAGACAGTTTGAAACAAGTGGAATGGCAAGCTTCCGAATGGTTTATGAAAAAACACTCTGGGGAATCTGACTTTAGCTTAGAAATTTATGCAGATAACTACCTGTTAGAGAAAGAAGCCCACCAGCTACGGCAGGACAGAGTTATATCATTTTCTCAAAAGGCAAGAAAATTCGGCTTTCGCTACGAGACAAGAGATTCTGTCACTGTTCTCAATCCCATGGCCAAAGAAAATGAAACAGAACATGATGTTTTTGGCAGTATAGGAGATGGATAA
- the cas6e gene encoding type I-E CRISPR-associated protein Cas6/Cse3/CasE yields MYISRVEIDRNNRRKIKDLRNIESYHGWVEQSFPDEIKQEIRTRKLWRIDQLQGKQYLIIVSQEKPNLKQLEKYGVKNSAQTKDYDHFLNSLKEGERMRFRLVLNPVISRTSKDNNHKRGVLMPHVTVKHQMEYLMNRSMKNGFALRDDDFSIVERGYEVFNKTHSKSIRLIKAVYEGILIVNDVELFKKVLTEGIGKKKAYGFGLMTVIPVGD; encoded by the coding sequence ATGTATATTTCAAGAGTAGAAATCGACAGAAATAATCGGCGAAAAATTAAAGATCTAAGGAATATTGAGTCTTATCATGGCTGGGTGGAGCAAAGTTTTCCTGATGAAATTAAACAAGAAATTCGCACTAGAAAACTGTGGCGCATTGACCAATTACAAGGCAAGCAATATCTGATTATTGTAAGCCAAGAAAAGCCTAATTTAAAGCAGCTTGAAAAGTATGGTGTGAAAAATAGTGCTCAGACAAAAGATTATGATCATTTTTTAAATTCCTTAAAAGAGGGGGAACGGATGCGGTTTCGTCTTGTCCTCAATCCAGTCATTTCTCGGACGTCGAAGGATAACAATCACAAAAGAGGGGTTCTTATGCCTCATGTTACGGTTAAACATCAGATGGAATATTTAATGAATCGCTCTATGAAAAATGGTTTTGCGTTACGAGACGATGATTTTTCGATTGTTGAAAGAGGTTATGAAGTCTTTAATAAGACTCATTCAAAATCGATTAGGCTCATCAAAGCGGTTTATGAAGGAATTTTAATTGTAAATGATGTTGAGCTGTTTAAAAAGGTCTTAACTGAAGGTATTGGTAAAAAGAAAGCTTATGGTTTTGGTTTAATGACAGTTATTCCTGTAGGTGATTAA
- the cas1e gene encoding type I-E CRISPR-associated endonuclease Cas1e, translating to MKEKFGAKKTSLKELPKISDRVSFIYVEHAKINRVDSAITVADSRGIVRIPAAMIGVLLLGPGTDISHRAVELIGDTGTSMVWVGERGVRQYAHGRSLAHSTRFLEKQAKLVSNSRSRLKVARKMYQMRFPNEDVSALTMQQLRGREGARIRKVYSLQAKKYKIPWTKREYNPENFEDGTPVNQALSAANVALYGLVHSVIVALGASPGLGFVHTGHDLSFVYDVADLYKAETTIPIAFEIAANSAPEDDIGKLTRLRVRDSFVDGKLMARIVKDIQYLLDIEKSEELLVDILALWDDKERLVKHGVNYEENF from the coding sequence ATGAAGGAAAAATTTGGTGCAAAGAAAACCTCTTTGAAAGAACTTCCTAAAATAAGTGATAGAGTCAGCTTTATTTACGTTGAGCATGCCAAGATAAATAGGGTGGACAGTGCTATTACTGTTGCGGACAGTAGAGGTATCGTCAGAATACCTGCTGCGATGATTGGTGTTCTTTTGCTTGGCCCGGGGACTGATATCAGCCATCGTGCGGTAGAATTAATCGGAGATACTGGGACCAGTATGGTCTGGGTTGGTGAGCGTGGTGTACGTCAATACGCTCATGGCCGATCTTTAGCGCATTCAACACGATTTTTGGAAAAGCAAGCTAAGTTAGTTTCTAATTCACGTTCTCGACTGAAAGTAGCTCGGAAAATGTATCAAATGAGATTTCCCAATGAAGATGTTTCTGCATTGACGATGCAGCAATTGCGTGGGCGAGAAGGGGCTAGAATTCGAAAAGTATATAGCTTGCAAGCTAAAAAATATAAAATTCCTTGGACAAAGCGGGAATATAATCCTGAAAATTTTGAAGATGGAACGCCGGTCAACCAGGCCTTATCCGCTGCTAATGTTGCTTTGTATGGATTAGTGCACAGCGTTATAGTAGCTTTAGGTGCATCACCTGGATTGGGATTTGTTCATACTGGTCATGATTTATCTTTTGTCTATGATGTGGCGGATTTATATAAAGCAGAAACCACCATTCCGATTGCTTTTGAAATAGCTGCAAATAGCGCTCCAGAAGATGATATTGGAAAGCTAACCAGACTTAGAGTCAGGGATTCTTTTGTGGATGGGAAATTGATGGCTCGGATTGTTAAAGATATCCAGTATTTATTAGATATAGAAAAGTCAGAAGAATTGTTAGTAGACATATTAGCTTTATGGGATGATAAAGAAAGATTGGTCAAACATGGGGTGAATTACGAGGAGAACTTTTAA